A stretch of DNA from Danio rerio strain Tuebingen ecotype United States chromosome 10, GRCz12tu, whole genome shotgun sequence:
ttgaatttacaATCATTAAACAATGGGCatgacagaaaacatgtttataaGCAATATGGTTCTTAAGTTTTTATAGTATACctaatctgaaataaaaaaaaaactctctcagTCAATGCTGAAGATGCAGGCACTGCCTGTGTATGTAGTTTTGTCATGTGTTAATCTCTAATTTACTGCCAAAAAAAGATATACTTACAGTAAGGGTCTATCATTTAATATATAATCATCAGCCTCAAATAAGCAAAGATTTCACTTGATCTCAACCCCACTGATACTCTTTGGGATGTAAAAAAGAAACTTACCTCAAATATTTGATGATTTAGTCTGTGTTTGTGTAGATGAGGTCCATGTGGAGGATGTGGGGCCCCTGCGCATGAGGATGCGTGAGCGTCTGCTGTGGGACGAGCCGCTGCAGATCTCCTGGCTAATGGAGGCAGAGCCGTTCACCTCCTCCCTTCAGACGGGGGGTCCTGTGGCGGGCGCCAACATGACTCTGGAGCAGAAGACCACTTTTGCCTTCGTCATCTTCCTCTTTGTCTTCCTCTGCATGCTGATCGTGCGCTGCTTCCGCATTCTGCTGGACCCCTACCGCAGCATGCCCACCTCCACGTGGGCAGATGGTCTGGATGGCCTTGAGAAGGGCCAGTTTGATAACACCCTGGCATAGAGGACAGACAACTCATGCATTTACATGCTGTAATGAAGGCAAACAATCATTTCAGTTGATTGCCAAACATCCCAAAGTGATCCGCAAACACATAACACTGTAGATTACATACAAACAGAACAGCCATTTTTTGTACGAACACAGACTTTTAAGTAAGGGATAAAGAACATCCAGGCGGTttttatcacagaataaagcatGACAGGTTTTAGTCTGTGAAATAAAAGTCCGGATGTACTTTATCTGGCTAAGTACATGGCTACTTGTCACAAAATGTAAACCTTGGaaacaaaacattgttttgagccataatagtttattaaatcttAATGAAAGGCAAAGCTGACAGGAATGAAaacggctgaatggagcatacactaatcTACATATTATTCAGCCACAAGATGGTGCCACACTGACAGACAGTCATACATATTTATGTGAATGCATTCACTGACAGCCAagatcaggcccggattggctaatcgggaggaccgggagaattcctggtgggccggtccattttttgggcatgagggccggtgtccctagctccagaatctgttgctctcagcagtcacactttttaaattcatttatttatttacttgaccacagtcttcttattcataattttatcgcagctctgctctttttatatataaccagccagCAGGTTTATGATGAcataactcagatgagtcacttCTCATTATACAACtgctgtggtccagtggttagcacgttagattatgATGCTGCCAGCCCGAGATTGATCCTTGTCTTACtatgttatttttattgataagacatataatactgttaagtttgttgaacatttgaagttctaaagaaGCTGTTATATAAtaggaaatgaccttattttaatatagtcagtcgtgaactgaggtgggccggtctgaggcttgaaactccaggcctgaaaaggagtcccactccagccctggccAAGATGATTCCTAGTAACCGGATGAGCCTGTGTTTTTTGGTTCATCGGTTGTTATCTTAGAATAACATCGCTTGGaatgtcacgactgaccaatTAGAGTCAAGTATTACAGCTGTGTAATAATGatcatttacatgcacacacactgcgATCACTGCCATTCACATATACAAATGAGTGATTCAGAAAATGATTGCGCAGTGCTTTATTACAGATCAAATGAATCTCAAGCTCCTATTGGCGCTGGGACACAGGGTAGCCCTCTTTATATTCTCTAAATACAACCCTTGTCTTCTCATATCCGTGCTGTCGTTAACTGCCAAGTACAAATCTCTCTTTTCGAAATTTATAAGCACTTCATAAACACTTATGACGCTTTTGTCGAAGTAGCCTTAAAATGTGCACTGTAATCGGCCACTGTCAAAGTTTACATGTTTCATTGCAACCTACTGCAGTGCTTCTGGTCACATTCTGGGCCTTTTTAGAAATCTTTGGGTGATGTTAATAGAGAGTTAGGATAGGCTATTAGATAAGTTGTTAAATCATTGTGTGCACTTCACAGATTCTGTACATTTGAACTATTATTCATAGTAGGGATTGCAGGATTTGTTAGCCTTAGCACAATAAATACTATGGTCTTTGACCACATCTCTACCTGTATTTTCATAGGCTGTAGTTTCGTAAGCCTTAACATGTGAAGCTGCTATGAAGGTAAATCTGTTGcgtaactcgagagcttgcaaatgtaaatgtgagcacttgtgataataatatttgtatgtgtaggttgaaatgtacacttacagctctgatgtgaacagctgcatccctcgatttgcacacacacacaacaatccacacacttgtgttttaaattggaagttgcagattaatagttgtgtatttgtaaaatgtcatttacaaatacaaaatgacagacacacgtgtgcacggcaaatttgattgcatcttatctctacaaccacaggtcggcactcacaacctctcagtttcgtcagtacaactacaaatctcccgcgctctgacttttgctacacatctcccgcgatctctgtagcagaactcatctgtgcacttgcaattgcagaggcgtgagcagcgcggggcgggggaggggcggggcaggtgtaaagctgtttgattggctgatgcctgaccaatgaacaatgccagcagccaacaggactgaggtgcaaaagaatcatttcccacgattattttattatttagggtttatttaaactcttttctgaagagattcttgttaa
This window harbors:
- the ctxn3 gene encoding cortexin-3 isoform X1, giving the protein MDPTFSQLGNKVCVCVDEVHVEDVGPLRMRMRERLLWDEPLQISWLMEAEPFTSSLQTGGPVAGANMTLEQKTTFAFVIFLFVFLCMLIVRCFRILLDPYRSMPTSTWADGLDGLEKGQFDNTLA
- the ctxn3 gene encoding cortexin-3 isoform X2, with the translated sequence MDPTFSQLGNKDEVHVEDVGPLRMRMRERLLWDEPLQISWLMEAEPFTSSLQTGGPVAGANMTLEQKTTFAFVIFLFVFLCMLIVRCFRILLDPYRSMPTSTWADGLDGLEKGQFDNTLA